CCTGGTCAGTGCCGACCTGCTCTTTGTTGTCCTGCTGCCCTTCAAGATCTCCTACCACCTCCTGGGCAATCACTGGCTCTTTGGGGACTACCTGTGCCGCACCATGGTGGCTGCCTTCTATGGGAACATGTACAGCTCCATCCTCTTTCTCACCTGCATTGGCCTGGAGCGCTACATCTCTGTGGTGCACCCATTTCTGCGGAAGGGCTCCAGCTGGGTGTGGGGCAAGGCAGGCATCTCTGTGGGCAtctggctgctggtggggctgggagtgAGCCCTCTGCTTTTGCACTCCCAGACAAGTCATATCTTGAGCCTGAACATCACAACATGCCACGATGTCGTAGGAAAGGATAAGCACATGTTCTTTGCCTACTATTTCCTCTCCCTGGTGGGTCTGGGCTTTGGCTTGCCCTTCGTGCTCATGACCATCTCCTACAGCTGcatcctggcacagctgctgcccaaGGGGAGACGCTATCGGCAGGTGGTGCATGTCCTGGCCCTGGTTCTCCTGGTCTTCATCCTCTGCTTCACCCCCAGCAACGTGCTGCTTTTCATCCACTACATGCTTGAAGCCACGGGGTGCCACAATGTCACCTACATACAGTACACCCTGGCCCTGGTGTTCAGTGCATTCAACAACTGCTTTGATCCCTTCATCTACTTCTATATCTCCAAGGATTTTCGGGGCTGGGTCCGgaatgcaggcagctgctgcctgggggggcTCGAGACCTCGTCGGCGAGAGCCTCGGAGAAGGCAGCCTTGCCCCTGAGGTCCAGCAATCAGAGTTAGCTGTAGGCAGGCCTAAGGAGTGCCAGGCTGTgttcccctgccctgggaaaGGGGGATCCTCCAGCTTGGTGCCCAGTATGAAGGGCCATGCCATCCCAGACTAGCAGCAGACATGGACAGAAAATCCCACCCTGGATCTGAGGTTCACTAGGTCTTTGCCccagttttgcattttctccaatgctgctggtgctgcccccATCCCATGGGTCCCTCGGTTAGGTGCCTGACCCTGGCACCCCCGTCTCCCTGCCTGCCAGACCCCCACATCACACTGCTCCTTCTGCAGTGACCAGACCCTCCAGAGTACAAATAAACCTTTATTTCTCCCTGCTGGTGGAAGGAACAGGTATAAATACCCaagctgagcaggagctggcctCCATTGCCAGGACTATGCGCCGGGCAcacacagccagccctgcccctgtTGCCCCCCCACCGCCCCAAATATGCCACAGTAGATATAAGAAGGGAAGTGGGGG
The Falco cherrug isolate bFalChe1 chromosome 8, bFalChe1.pri, whole genome shotgun sequence DNA segment above includes these coding regions:
- the LOC102054895 gene encoding proteinase-activated receptor 2-like; translation: MSWLVPSSSSAAACVTLLIGCAWLSSATQFSPMRNKGRVLIPLTPQEETTCPSASVEGFLNSTFTTHLLPALYSVVLFVGLPANALACWVLVTKFRGHSSTLFLLNLVSADLLFVVLLPFKISYHLLGNHWLFGDYLCRTMVAAFYGNMYSSILFLTCIGLERYISVVHPFLRKGSSWVWGKAGISVGIWLLVGLGVSPLLLHSQTSHILSLNITTCHDVVGKDKHMFFAYYFLSLVGLGFGLPFVLMTISYSCILAQLLPKGRRYRQVVHVLALVLLVFILCFTPSNVLLFIHYMLEATGCHNVTYIQYTLALVFSAFNNCFDPFIYFYISKDFRGWVRNAGSCCLGGLETSSARASEKAALPLRSSNQS